The following proteins are encoded in a genomic region of Bradyrhizobium sp. SK17:
- a CDS encoding enoyl-CoA hydratase-related protein, producing the protein MPIGPELKQFRMELAGNGVLHLIFDMPGRSMNVFSNAAIEELGVFADWLRQSDVAGVVISSGKSSAFCAGADLAELETAYDMIMAAPPGERDRLAFDHFFRLSHGLRRLETAGKPIAVAVAGLALGGGCEFTLAAHHRVLADHPQATFGLPESLVGLLPGGGGTQRLPRLIGIAAALPVLLDGARINGQAAIAAGLAHELAAPGEEIAAAERWVLSRPAATQPWDRPDWRSATAQRVAGEIDGSRTKMLADTLGHYPAPVAILDCVAQGLPQDFDTAIRTEMQIFARLIQRREPRNMIRTLFLGRLDYERLKKKGLDPKLTQAVTAVSDALAAQSEPGQELAEAFARAGFRADGQRKASFDGRIAGGAYWHDDEPKSWGKELLRARLVAADSAAARWRSELDEPERRAADYVLVTQQGFPAYLGGLFAVGLH; encoded by the coding sequence ATGCCGATCGGACCGGAGCTGAAGCAGTTTCGCATGGAGCTGGCAGGAAACGGCGTCCTGCACCTGATCTTTGACATGCCCGGCCGCTCGATGAACGTGTTCTCGAACGCGGCGATCGAGGAACTCGGCGTGTTTGCGGACTGGCTCAGGCAGAGCGACGTCGCGGGCGTCGTGATCAGCTCCGGCAAGTCTTCCGCGTTCTGCGCCGGCGCCGATCTGGCCGAGCTCGAGACCGCCTACGACATGATCATGGCCGCACCGCCGGGCGAACGCGATCGCCTGGCCTTCGACCATTTCTTTCGGTTGAGCCATGGTTTGCGCCGGCTGGAGACCGCCGGCAAACCGATTGCGGTGGCGGTTGCCGGCCTCGCATTGGGCGGTGGTTGTGAGTTCACGCTCGCGGCCCATCACCGGGTCCTCGCCGACCACCCGCAGGCGACCTTCGGCCTGCCGGAATCGCTGGTCGGATTGCTGCCGGGCGGCGGCGGAACCCAGCGGCTGCCGCGCCTGATCGGAATAGCGGCCGCGCTTCCGGTGCTGCTCGATGGCGCCAGGATCAACGGACAGGCGGCGATCGCCGCGGGCCTTGCGCATGAGTTGGCGGCACCGGGCGAGGAAATCGCGGCGGCAGAACGATGGGTCCTGTCGCGTCCGGCTGCCACGCAGCCCTGGGATCGTCCCGATTGGCGATCGGCCACCGCGCAGCGCGTCGCAGGCGAGATCGACGGGTCGCGGACCAAAATGCTGGCCGACACCCTCGGGCACTATCCGGCCCCGGTCGCGATCCTCGATTGCGTCGCGCAGGGATTGCCGCAGGACTTCGACACGGCGATCAGGACCGAGATGCAGATCTTCGCGAGACTGATCCAGCGCCGCGAGCCGCGCAACATGATCAGGACGTTGTTTCTCGGCAGGCTCGACTATGAGCGGCTGAAGAAGAAGGGGCTCGATCCAAAACTCACGCAAGCCGTAACGGCGGTCTCCGACGCGCTGGCGGCGCAGTCGGAGCCTGGACAAGAGCTTGCGGAGGCGTTCGCCCGGGCCGGCTTCCGTGCCGACGGGCAGCGCAAAGCCAGCTTCGACGGCCGGATCGCGGGCGGCGCCTATTGGCACGACGATGAGCCGAAGAGCTGGGGCAAGGAGCTGCTGCGCGCACGCCTCGTGGCCGCCGACTCCGCTGCCGCGCGCTGGCGCTCTGAACTCGATGAACCGGAACGTCGCGCCGCCGACTACGTCCTGGTCACGCAGCAAGGTTTTCCGGCCTATCTCGGCGGCTTGTTTGCCGTCGGGCTGCATTGA
- a CDS encoding SDR family oxidoreductase gives MKGLSGKVAVVTGGGQGIGRGLTLRLAEEGCKVAIFDINPQGGEETAKLAPQAVIKTYAVDVGDAGSVEAAVAKVEAELGPIWLLVNNAGWDRPMPFLKTDRELWDKIIRINLYGPLNTHKAIAPLMAERGGGRIVNIASDAARVGTSDEAVYSACKGGLISFTKSLARELARKNVLCNAVCPGPTNTPMMAAVLGEGEHAVKWKDAMVRGIPLKRMGEPDDYGGIVAMLASDDGKFITGQTISVSGGMNMI, from the coding sequence TTGAAGGGCCTATCGGGAAAGGTTGCCGTCGTGACCGGCGGCGGACAGGGCATCGGACGGGGATTGACGCTGCGGCTGGCGGAAGAAGGCTGCAAGGTCGCGATCTTCGACATCAACCCGCAGGGTGGTGAAGAGACCGCGAAGCTCGCGCCGCAGGCCGTCATCAAGACCTATGCGGTCGATGTCGGCGATGCCGGATCGGTCGAGGCGGCCGTCGCCAAGGTCGAAGCCGAGCTTGGCCCGATCTGGCTGCTGGTCAACAACGCCGGCTGGGACCGTCCGATGCCGTTCCTGAAGACCGACCGGGAGCTCTGGGACAAGATCATCCGGATCAATCTCTACGGGCCGCTCAACACCCACAAGGCGATCGCGCCCCTGATGGCCGAACGCGGCGGCGGACGGATCGTCAACATCGCCTCCGATGCCGCGCGGGTCGGCACCAGCGACGAGGCCGTCTACTCCGCCTGCAAGGGCGGCCTGATCTCCTTCACCAAGTCGCTGGCGCGGGAGCTGGCGCGCAAGAACGTCCTTTGCAACGCCGTTTGTCCGGGCCCGACCAACACGCCAATGATGGCGGCGGTGCTCGGCGAAGGCGAGCATGCCGTGAAGTGGAAGGACGCGATGGTGCGGGGCATTCCGCTCAAGCGGATGGGCGAGCCGGACGATTACGGCGGGATCGTCGCCATGCTGGCATCCGACGACGGCAAATTCATCACCGGGCAAACCATTTCCGTCTCCGGCGGAATGAACATGATCTAA
- a CDS encoding 3-keto-5-aminohexanoate cleavage protein produces the protein MASPKVIISCAVTGSIHTPSMSPHLPVTPAEIAAAALGAAEAGAAIVHLHARNPVDGRPDQSPEAFEPFLRVIKQSSNVVVNLTTGGSPYMTVEERVRPAATWRPEVASLNMGSMNFGLFPMLKRYKEFKHDWEPQMLEGSHDLVFRNSFKDIRYALETLNSSGARYEFECYDTSHLYNLHYFWTEGLVKAPLFIQTCFGLLGGIGSHPDDVMHMKRTADRLFGNNYRWSVLGAGRAQMQVAAMAAAMGGHVRVGLEDSLWLGAGRLAETNAAQVTQVRKIIEGLGLEIASPDEARDILQLKGGDQVAF, from the coding sequence ATGGCGTCACCCAAGGTCATCATCTCCTGCGCGGTCACCGGATCGATCCACACGCCCTCGATGTCACCGCATCTGCCGGTGACGCCGGCGGAGATCGCCGCGGCCGCGCTCGGGGCCGCCGAGGCCGGGGCTGCGATCGTGCATCTGCACGCACGCAACCCGGTCGACGGACGTCCCGATCAATCGCCTGAAGCGTTCGAGCCCTTCCTGCGCGTGATCAAGCAGAGCTCCAACGTCGTCGTCAATCTCACGACCGGCGGCTCGCCTTACATGACGGTCGAGGAACGCGTGCGTCCGGCAGCGACATGGAGGCCGGAGGTCGCGAGCCTCAATATGGGCTCGATGAACTTCGGCCTGTTTCCGATGCTGAAGCGCTACAAGGAGTTCAAGCATGACTGGGAGCCGCAGATGCTGGAGGGCTCCCACGACCTCGTGTTCCGCAATTCCTTCAAGGACATCCGCTACGCGCTGGAGACGCTCAACAGCTCCGGCGCGCGCTACGAGTTCGAGTGCTACGACACCAGCCATCTCTACAATCTGCACTACTTCTGGACCGAAGGCCTGGTGAAGGCGCCGCTGTTCATCCAGACCTGTTTCGGCCTGCTCGGCGGCATCGGTTCGCATCCGGACGATGTCATGCACATGAAGCGGACCGCCGATCGCCTGTTCGGCAACAATTATCGCTGGTCCGTGCTAGGCGCCGGCCGCGCCCAGATGCAGGTCGCGGCGATGGCGGCGGCGATGGGCGGTCATGTCCGGGTCGGCCTTGAAGACAGCCTGTGGCTCGGCGCCGGCCGGCTCGCCGAAACCAACGCCGCCCAGGTGACCCAGGTGCGCAAGATCATCGAGGGCCTCGGCCTCGAGATCGCGAGCCCCGACGAGGCGCGCGACATTCTCCAACTCAAGGGCGGCGACCAGGTCGCCTTCTAG
- a CDS encoding enoyl-CoA hydratase-related protein has translation MTDPKQFTDVVYDVRDRAAWIIINRPKVYNAFRARTLDELIHAFQIAGNDRDIASIVLTGAGEKAFCTGGDQSAHEGQYDGRGVVGLPIDEIQGLIRDVPKPVIARVNGFAIGGGNVLATLCDLTIAAEHAQFGQVGPKVGSVDAGWGTAFLARHVGDKKAREIWFLNERYSAKQACEMGLVNKVVPMAELDAAVKDWTDKLAQRSPTAIALAKRSFNADSDNIRGISNFALHAVKLFYDTAESKEGVNAFNEKRDPDFHKFAR, from the coding sequence ATGACCGATCCGAAACAATTCACCGACGTCGTCTATGACGTGCGCGATCGCGCCGCCTGGATCATCATCAACCGGCCGAAGGTCTACAACGCATTCCGCGCGCGCACGCTGGATGAGCTCATCCATGCGTTCCAGATCGCCGGCAATGATCGCGATATCGCAAGCATCGTGCTGACTGGCGCAGGTGAGAAGGCATTCTGCACCGGCGGCGACCAATCCGCGCATGAGGGCCAGTATGACGGCCGTGGCGTGGTTGGATTGCCGATCGATGAGATCCAGGGCCTGATCCGCGATGTGCCGAAACCGGTGATCGCCCGGGTCAACGGCTTTGCGATCGGCGGCGGCAACGTGCTCGCTACGCTGTGCGACCTGACCATCGCGGCCGAGCACGCCCAGTTCGGGCAGGTCGGCCCCAAGGTCGGCTCGGTTGACGCCGGCTGGGGCACGGCGTTCCTGGCGCGTCACGTCGGCGACAAGAAGGCGCGCGAGATCTGGTTCCTCAACGAACGCTACAGCGCCAAGCAGGCCTGCGAGATGGGCCTCGTCAACAAGGTCGTTCCGATGGCGGAGCTGGATGCTGCCGTGAAGGACTGGACCGACAAGCTCGCACAGCGCTCGCCCACCGCGATCGCGCTGGCCAAGCGCTCCTTCAACGCCGATTCCGACAACATCCGCGGCATCAGCAACTTCGCGCTCCATGCCGTGAAGCTGTTCTACGACACGGCGGAATCGAAGGAAGGCGTCAATGCCTTCAACGAGAAGCGCGACCCGGACTTCCACAAATTCGCGCGTTGA
- a CDS encoding acyl-CoA dehydrogenase family protein, whose translation MLPNRPVYDEEHALLRDSVRRFAAARIEPRFQEWEKAGIIDRALWPAAGEAGLLCPQVPEQYGGIGGDFRHNAVVIEELAYSGFAGPATDFSVHNDVCCGYLLSYGTEEQKAKWLPRMIAGQTVCAIAMTEPGTGSDLQGVRTRAVREGDEYVISGQKTFISNGQMCDLVIVVTRTNPDGGSRAMSLVLVETDRPGFRHGRNLDKLGHLSSDTSELFFDQVRVPVSNLLGSEGGAMAALMSELPQERLTIALHSIASAQKAFDITKTYVLERKAFGQAVGTFQNTRFKLADLKSDLQVGWAYVDQCLSQHIRGELTTYAASTAKLWTTEMHGRLVDQCLQFFGGYGFMREYEICRLFADARVLRIYGGTSEIMRELISRNL comes from the coding sequence ATGCTGCCAAATCGCCCGGTCTATGACGAAGAGCACGCGCTGCTGCGCGACAGTGTCCGCCGTTTTGCTGCGGCCAGGATCGAACCGCGATTCCAGGAATGGGAGAAGGCCGGCATCATCGACCGCGCGCTGTGGCCGGCAGCCGGCGAAGCCGGCCTGCTCTGCCCCCAGGTTCCCGAGCAGTATGGCGGCATCGGCGGTGACTTCCGCCACAACGCCGTCGTCATCGAGGAGCTCGCCTATTCCGGCTTCGCCGGTCCCGCGACCGACTTCTCGGTTCATAACGACGTCTGCTGCGGTTACCTGCTGAGCTACGGCACCGAGGAGCAGAAGGCGAAATGGCTGCCGCGCATGATCGCCGGCCAGACCGTCTGCGCCATCGCCATGACCGAGCCCGGCACCGGCAGCGATCTGCAAGGCGTTCGAACCCGTGCGGTCCGCGAGGGCGACGAGTACGTCATCTCAGGACAGAAGACCTTCATCTCCAACGGCCAGATGTGCGACCTCGTGATCGTGGTGACCCGCACCAATCCGGATGGCGGCTCGCGCGCCATGAGCCTGGTCCTGGTCGAGACCGATCGTCCGGGTTTCCGGCACGGTCGCAATCTCGACAAGCTCGGCCATCTCTCCTCCGACACGTCGGAGCTGTTCTTCGACCAGGTGCGCGTTCCCGTCAGCAACCTGCTCGGGTCCGAAGGCGGCGCGATGGCGGCCCTGATGAGCGAGCTGCCGCAGGAGCGGCTGACGATCGCGCTTCACTCGATCGCGTCGGCGCAGAAAGCGTTCGACATCACCAAGACCTACGTCCTGGAACGAAAGGCGTTCGGTCAGGCGGTCGGAACCTTCCAGAACACCCGCTTCAAGCTGGCCGATCTGAAATCGGACCTCCAGGTCGGCTGGGCCTATGTCGACCAGTGCCTGAGCCAGCATATCCGCGGCGAGCTCACTACCTACGCGGCTTCGACCGCGAAGCTCTGGACCACCGAGATGCATGGCCGCCTCGTCGACCAGTGCCTGCAATTCTTCGGCGGCTACGGCTTCATGCGCGAATACGAGATCTGCCGCCTGTTTGCCGATGCGCGCGTGCTGCGTATCTACGGCGGCACCTCGGAGATCATGCGCGAGCTGATCTCGCGCAACCTCTGA
- a CDS encoding acyl-CoA dehydrogenase family protein, which produces MIERTIFREEHEIFRQTVRRFVDREIVPFHAQWEEDGIVPRELWLKAGAAGLLCCTVPEEYGGMGLDYLFDVVVFEELWRAGASGPGFLIHTDLVATYLLSFGSEAQKRKWLPKMVSGEAIGSLGMTEPHAGSDLKAIRTRATRDGDDFVINGQKVFISNGQLCDFVVLATKTDSQAGAKGVTLFIVESNREGFKRGRNLEKLGMRAQDTSELFFDHVRIPASNMLGAEGRGFAQMMTKLAQERLAQAIRSATVTETVIEWTLQYTAERSAFGQKLADFQNTQFKLAELKTKAAVARVFTDKCIALFMEGKLDPVDAAMAKMFTSELHCETVDECLQLFGGWGYMWEYPIARAYADARVVKIAGGSIEIMKTIIARQMYSQRGFDIQKNGSAS; this is translated from the coding sequence ATGATCGAGCGGACGATCTTTCGCGAAGAGCACGAAATATTCCGGCAAACGGTCCGTCGCTTCGTCGACCGCGAGATCGTGCCGTTCCACGCCCAATGGGAAGAGGACGGTATCGTGCCGCGGGAGCTTTGGCTGAAGGCGGGCGCTGCCGGCCTGCTCTGCTGCACGGTCCCCGAAGAATACGGCGGCATGGGCCTCGACTACCTCTTCGACGTCGTCGTGTTCGAGGAACTCTGGCGCGCCGGCGCGAGCGGCCCAGGCTTTCTGATCCACACCGATCTCGTCGCCACGTATCTGCTGTCGTTCGGCAGCGAGGCGCAGAAGCGCAAATGGCTGCCGAAGATGGTGTCGGGTGAAGCCATCGGCTCGCTCGGCATGACGGAACCGCATGCCGGCAGCGATCTCAAGGCGATCCGGACCCGCGCAACGCGCGACGGCGACGATTTCGTCATCAACGGCCAGAAGGTCTTCATCTCCAACGGCCAGCTCTGCGACTTCGTCGTGCTGGCGACCAAGACCGACAGCCAGGCTGGCGCCAAGGGCGTCACGCTGTTCATCGTCGAGAGCAACCGCGAGGGCTTCAAGCGCGGCCGCAATCTCGAAAAGCTCGGCATGCGGGCGCAGGACACCTCCGAGCTGTTCTTCGACCATGTCCGCATTCCAGCCAGCAACATGCTCGGCGCGGAAGGCCGCGGCTTTGCCCAGATGATGACCAAGCTGGCCCAGGAACGACTGGCGCAGGCGATCCGCTCGGCGACGGTGACCGAAACCGTGATCGAGTGGACCCTGCAATACACCGCCGAGCGCAGCGCTTTCGGCCAGAAGCTCGCCGACTTCCAGAACACCCAGTTCAAACTTGCCGAACTGAAGACCAAGGCGGCCGTGGCGCGGGTGTTCACCGACAAGTGCATCGCGCTGTTCATGGAGGGCAAGCTCGATCCGGTGGACGCCGCGATGGCCAAGATGTTCACCTCGGAGCTGCACTGCGAAACCGTCGACGAGTGCCTGCAACTGTTCGGCGGTTGGGGTTATATGTGGGAGTATCCGATCGCCCGCGCCTATGCCGACGCGCGGGTGGTGAAGATCGCCGGCGGCTCGATCGAGATCATGAAGACGATCATCGCCCGGCAGATGTATTCACAGCGCGGCTTCGACATTCAGAAGAACGGGTCGGCCTCATAG
- a CDS encoding acyl-CoA dehydrogenase family protein has product MDRSFANQLDVPEDHAAIREGVRGVVSRFDDEYWLARDDDGEFPREFHRAMADAGWLGITMPEEYGGAGLGVTEAAIMMHEVASHGGGMTSASAVHINLFGPHPIVVKGTDDQKRRWVPRLVSGEDQCCFGFTEPDAGLNTTRIKTFAEKVPGGYVVHGQKVWTSTAQVANKIMLLTRTTKFEDCKRPTDGITIFYTDLDRSKIEVRRIPKMGRKAVDSNAIFIDGLFIPEADRIGEEGKGFSYILHSLNPERILIAVEAIGIGQDALRRATRYARERVVFDRPIGQNQAIQHPLAEKWMYLESAWLMAMRAAWLYDSGKACGAEANSAKLLGARAGHDAAWQAIMTHGGFGYAKEYHVERLFREVSITRLAPITEQLILSFIAEKVLDLPKSY; this is encoded by the coding sequence ATGGATAGATCGTTTGCCAATCAGCTTGATGTACCGGAGGACCACGCCGCAATTCGCGAAGGTGTTCGAGGGGTCGTGTCGCGCTTCGACGACGAGTATTGGCTGGCCCGCGATGACGACGGCGAGTTTCCCCGCGAATTCCATCGCGCGATGGCGGATGCCGGCTGGCTCGGCATCACGATGCCGGAAGAGTACGGCGGCGCGGGCCTCGGCGTCACCGAAGCCGCGATCATGATGCATGAGGTGGCGAGCCATGGCGGCGGCATGACGTCGGCGTCGGCCGTGCATATCAATCTCTTCGGTCCGCATCCGATCGTGGTGAAGGGCACCGACGACCAGAAGCGGCGCTGGGTGCCGCGGCTGGTGTCCGGCGAGGACCAGTGCTGCTTCGGCTTCACCGAGCCGGATGCCGGGCTCAACACCACACGCATCAAGACCTTTGCGGAGAAGGTGCCGGGCGGCTATGTCGTCCACGGCCAGAAGGTCTGGACCTCAACGGCGCAGGTCGCCAACAAGATCATGCTGCTGACGCGGACCACGAAGTTCGAGGACTGCAAGCGGCCGACCGACGGCATCACCATCTTCTATACCGATCTCGACCGTTCGAAGATCGAGGTGCGCCGGATTCCGAAGATGGGGCGCAAGGCGGTCGATTCCAACGCCATCTTCATCGACGGCCTGTTCATTCCGGAAGCCGACCGGATCGGCGAGGAGGGCAAGGGCTTCTCCTACATCCTGCACAGCCTCAATCCCGAGCGCATCCTGATCGCGGTCGAGGCCATCGGGATCGGACAGGATGCGCTGCGCCGCGCCACTCGCTATGCCAGGGAGCGCGTGGTGTTCGATCGTCCGATCGGGCAGAACCAGGCGATCCAGCATCCGCTCGCCGAAAAGTGGATGTATCTGGAGTCAGCCTGGCTGATGGCGATGCGCGCGGCCTGGCTCTACGATTCGGGCAAGGCCTGCGGTGCCGAGGCCAACAGCGCGAAACTGCTCGGGGCGCGTGCCGGCCACGACGCCGCTTGGCAGGCGATCATGACCCATGGCGGCTTTGGCTATGCCAAGGAGTATCACGTCGAGCGGCTGTTCCGCGAGGTCTCGATCACCCGCCTGGCGCCGATCACCGAGCAGTTGATCCTGAGCTTCATTGCCGAGAAGGTGCTCGACCTGCCGAAGAGCTATTGA